The following coding sequences are from one Solea solea chromosome 11, fSolSol10.1, whole genome shotgun sequence window:
- the plcg1 gene encoding 1-phosphatidylinositol 4,5-bisphosphate phosphodiesterase gamma-1 isoform X1: MAGTSSFFSNGPVPWMDNDTEMNNLYRDLELGTVLTLYYSKKSQRPERKTFQVKLETRTIIWTRVTDKIEGEIDIREIKEIRPGQKSRDFERYLEDSAARLDQAHCFVILYGTEFRLKTLSLAATSDEEMTMWVKGLNWLVADTLKSPTPLQIERWLRKQFYAVDRNREDRISCKDLKSMLSQVNYRVPNMRFLRERFPDTELRNGDVSFSQFAHLYRSLMFDAQKNMEIPFLQSFINRPEQRISLEDLKSFLLDSQKEMWATDNNKVQEFMFTYLKDPLREVEQPFFHQDEFLTYLFSKENTIWDSSLDQVCPENMNNPLSHYWISSSHNTYLTGDQFSSESSLEAYARCLRMGCRCIELDCWDGPDVMPVIYHGHTLTTKIKFCDVLNTIKEHAFVTSDYPVILSIEDHCSIVQQRNMATYFKKVFGDMLLTKAVDIAADGLPSPNQLKRKILIKHKKLAEGSAYEEVSTSTPYSENDISNSIKNGLLYLEDPINHEWYPHFFVLTSSKIYYSEETSNNQGNDDEEEHREVSNGMDQHITEKWFHGKLGAGRDGRQIAERLLSEYCLETGAPDGSFLVRESETFVGDYTLSFWRSGRVQHCRIHSRQEAGSPKFYLTDNLVFDTLFALITHYQQVALRCNEFEMKLTEPVPQTNAHESKEWYHANLSRSHAENMLMRVPRDGAFLVRKRAEPNSFAISFRAEGKIKHCRVQQEGQTVVLGTSEFDSLVDLISYYEKHPLYRKMKLRYPINEDTLEKIGTAEPDYGSLYEGRNPGFYVEANQMPTFKCTVKAMYEYKAQRDDELSFTKSAIISNVDKQEGGWWKGDCGGKKQLWFPANYVEEISPSAAEPDRTQEITENSPLGDLLRGSMDVSSCQLVVRTEGKGSRPHVFSLVPTMSMRTGPVLDVAASSHEELKEWVAKIRDVAMTSEAKLEEGKMMERRKKIALELSDLVIYCRPVPFDEDKIGTERACFRDMSSFPETKAEKYVNKIKGKKFLQYNRLQLSRIYPRSQRLDSSNYDPLPMWLCGSQLVALNFQTADKPMQMNQALFMLNGRSGYVLQPPIMRDENFDPFDRQTLRGLEEVTLVIEVLGARHLPKHGRGIVCPLIEIEVCGAEYDSAKQKTDSEADNGLNPTWPPKPFRFTVCNSAFAFLRFVVYEIDMFNDQNFLAQATFPIHGLKTGYRSVPLKNSYNEDLELASLLVQMDVIRGREENGETTLSPYLAAGAATVTAAAQAGGRERLGDLSLVSSPSSSSLSTLPQSPAQALAFRGMDASFESRYQSPLDDFRVSQETLLDHMDPQNSRMLQRTRVGGENRV, translated from the exons TTGACATTCGAGAGATCAAGGAGATCCGTCCTGGACAGAAGTCCCGGGACTTTGAGCGTTACTTGGAGGACTCGGCAGCGCGGCTGGACCAGGCTCACTGCTTCGTCATCCTCTATGGCACCGAGTTTCGCCTTAAGACGCTGAGCCTTGCTG ctaCGTCTGATGAGGAGATGACCATGTGGGTGAAGGGCTTAAACTGGCTTGTAGCCGACACACTGAAGTCACCAACACCACTCCAGATAGAGAG GTGGTTACGCAAGCAGTTCTATGCAGTTGATCGCAACAGAGAAGACAG gATATCCTGTAAGGATCTGAAGAGCATGCTGAGCCAGGTCAACTACAGGGTGCCCAACATGAGATTCCTCCGAGAGAGATTTCCG gacacagagctgaggaacGGAGACGTGTCCTTCAGTCAGTTTGCCCACCTCTATCGCAGCCTCATGTTCGACGCGCAGAAAAAT ATGGAGATCCCATTTCTACAAAG TTTCATTAACAGACCAGAACAGAGGATATCCCTCGAGGACCTGAAGAGCTTCCTCCTCGACTCTCAGAAG GAAATGTGGGCGACAGACAACAACAAGGTGCAGGAGTTTATGTTCACCTATCTGAAAGACCCTCTGAGAGAAGTGGAGCAGCCTTTTTTCCACCAAGACGAG TTCCTGACCTATCTGTTCTCCAAAGAGAACACCATCTGGGATTCCTCCCTAGACCAAGTGTGCCCTGAGAATATGAACAACCCCCTGTCCCACTACTGGATCTCCTCTTCGCACAACAC CTACCTGACGGGAGACCAGTTTTCCAGCGAGTCATCCCTGGAGGCTTATGCTCGCTGTCTGAGGATGGGCTGCCGCTGCATTGAAT tggACTGCTGGGATGGTCCTGATGTAATGCCCGTCATCTACCACGGACACACCCTCACAACAAAAATCAAGTTCTGCGATGTCCTGAACACCATCAAAGAGCACGCCTTTGTTACGTCCGA CTACCCCGTCATCCTGTCCATTGAGGATCACTGTAGTATTGTGCAGCAGAGGAATATGGCCACTTACTTTAAGAAGGTGTTTGGAGACATGCTCCTGACCAAGGCAGTGGACATCGCGGCAGATGGCCTGCCCTCACCAAACCAGCTCAAGAGGAAAATTCTGATCAAG CATAAGAAACTTGCAGAAGGTAGCGCCTACGAGGAGGTGTCCACCTCCACGCCCTACTCGGAGAATGACATCAGTAACTCCATCAAAAATGGCCTCCTCTATTTGGAAGACCCCATTAACCAT GAGTGGTATCCTCATTTCTTTGTCCTGACCAGCAGCAAGATCTACTACTCAGAAGAGACGTCCAATAATCAGGGGaacgatgatgaggaggaaCACAGAGAG GTGTCTAATGGTATGGACCAGCATATAACAGAGAAATGGTTCCATGGGAAGTTGGGCGCAGGGCGAGACGGGCGGCAGATCGCGGAGAGGCTGCTGTCCGAGTACTGCCTGGAGACCGGAGCTCCCGATGGCTCCTTCCTtgtcagagagagtgagacctTTGTGGGAGACTACACACTGTCATTCTG GCGTTCTGGACGGGTGCAGCACTGTCGTATCCACTCTCGTCAGGAGGCCGGCAGCCCGAAGTTCTACCTGACTGACAACCTCGTGTTTGACACGCTCTTCGCCCTGATCACCCACTACCAACAGGTGGCGCTGCGGTGCAATGAGTTTGAGATGAAGCTGACGGAGCCAGTGCCTCAGACCAATGCCCATGAAAGCAAAGA GTGGTACCACGCAAACCTCTCCAGGAGTCATGCTGAGAACATGCTGATGAGGGTTCCTCGTGACGGAGCGTTCCTCGTCAGGAAGAGGGCAGAACCCAACTCGTTTGCCATTTCCTTCAG AGCTGAGGGAAAGATAAAGCATTGCCGTGTGCAGCAGGAAGGTCAGACTGTGGTGCTGGGCACCTCAGAGTTCGACAGCTTAGTTGATCTCATCAGCTACTATGAGAAACACCCTCTGTACCGCAAGATGAAGCTGCGTTACCCCATCAACGAGGACACACTGGAGAAGATAGGCACTGCT GAGCCAGACTACGGGTCACTGTACGAGGGCAGGAATCCAGGCTTTTACGTGGAGGCGAACCAAATGCCAACATTTAAG TGCACAGTGAAAGCCATGTACGAGTACAAGGCTCAGAGAGACGACGAGCTCTCGTTCACCAAAAGTGCCATCATCTCTAATGTCGACAAACAGGAAGGAGGATG GTGGAAGGGAGACTGTGGAGGGAAGAAGCAGCTGTGGTTTCCTGCCAATTATGTGGAGGAGATCAGTCCTTCAGCTGCAGAGCCTGACAGAACT cAGGAGATCACAGAGAACAGCCCTCTTGGAGATCTGCTGAGAGGAAGTATGGATGTGTCTTCCTGTCAGCTTG TTGTGCGCACTGAAGGAAAAGGCAGCAGACCGCATGTCTTCTCCCTGGTGCCCACCATGTCCATGAGGACGGGCCCGGTGCTGGACGTCGCCGCCAGCAGCCACGAGGAGCTCAAGGAATGGGTGGCCAAGATCCGCGATGTCGCCATGACGTCCGAGGCCAAG CTGGAAGAGGGGAAGatgatggagaggaggaagaagattgCACTGGAATTATCCGATCTGGTCATCTACTGTAGGCCTGTGCCTTTTGATGAAGACA AAATTGGCACAGAGCGAGCCTGTTTCCGGGACATGTCCTCATTCCCCGAGACCAAGGCGGAGAAGTACGTCAACAAGATTAAGGGAAAGAAGTTCCTGCAGTACAATCGACTCCAGCTGTCCAGGATTTACCCCAGAAGCCAGAGATTGGACTCCTCCAACTATGACCCACTGCCCATGTGGCTGTGCGGGTCACAGCTGGTAGCACTCAACTTCCAGACAGCAG ACAAACCCATGCAGATGAACCAGGCTCTGTTCATGTTGAATGGAAGGAGTGGCTACGTCCTTCAGCCACCCATCATGAGGGACGAGAACTTTGACCCGTTTGACAGACAAACGTTACGAGGCCTTGAAGAAGTCACTCTAGTGATCGAG GTTTTGGGCGCACGGCACTTGCCCAAACACGGACGCGGCATCGTGTGTCCCCTGATCGAGATCGAGGTGTGCGGAGCCGAGTACGACAGCGCCAAACAAAAGACTGACTCAGAAG cTGATAACGGTCTGAACCCGACGTGGCCTCCAAAGCCGTTCCGTTTCACCGTGTGCAACTCCGCCTTTGCCTTCCTGCGCTTTGTGGTGTACGAGATCGACATGTTCAACGACCAAAACTTCTTGGCCCAGGCCACGTTCCCCATTCATGGTCTGAAGACAG GTTACCGCTCAGTGCCTCTGAAGAACAGCTACAATGAGGATCTGGAGTTGGCTTCTCTGTTGGTCCAGATGGACGTCATCAGAGGCAGG GAGGAGAACGGAGAAACCACCCTGAGTCCCTATCTCGCCGCCGGGGCCGCTACGGTGACGGCAGCGGCGCAGGCCGGGGGACGCGAGCGCCTCGGGGATCTGAGCTTGGTGTCCTCGCCGTCCTCCTCCAGCTTGTCCACTCTCCCTCAGTCTCCGGCTCAGGCTCTGGCCTTCAGAGGGATGGACGCCTCCTTCGAGTCTCGCTATCAGTCTCCTCTGGACGACTTCAGGGTCTCCCAGGAGACGCTGCTGGACCACATGGACCCTCAGAACAGTCG GATGTTGCAGAGGACCAGAGTGGGCGGAGAGAACCGCGTCTAA
- the plcg1 gene encoding 1-phosphatidylinositol 4,5-bisphosphate phosphodiesterase gamma-1 isoform X2, with protein sequence MAGTSSFFSNGPVPWMDNDTEMNNLYRDLELGTVLTLYYSKKSQRPERKTFQVKLETRTIIWTRVTDKIEGEIDIREIKEIRPGQKSRDFERYLEDSAARLDQAHCFVILYGTEFRLKTLSLAATSDEEMTMWVKGLNWLVADTLKSPTPLQIERWLRKQFYAVDRNREDRISCKDLKSMLSQVNYRVPNMRFLRERFPDTELRNGDVSFSQFAHLYRSLMFDAQKNMEIPFLQSFINRPEQRISLEDLKSFLLDSQKEMWATDNNKVQEFMFTYLKDPLREVEQPFFHQDEFLTYLFSKENTIWDSSLDQVCPENMNNPLSHYWISSSHNTYLTGDQFSSESSLEAYARCLRMGCRCIELDCWDGPDVMPVIYHGHTLTTKIKFCDVLNTIKEHAFVTSDYPVILSIEDHCSIVQQRNMATYFKKVFGDMLLTKAVDIAADGLPSPNQLKRKILIKHKKLAEGSAYEEVSTSTPYSENDISNSIKNGLLYLEDPINHEWYPHFFVLTSSKIYYSEETSNNQGNDDEEEHREVSNGMDQHITEKWFHGKLGAGRDGRQIAERLLSEYCLETGAPDGSFLVRESETFVGDYTLSFWRSGRVQHCRIHSRQEAGSPKFYLTDNLVFDTLFALITHYQQVALRCNEFEMKLTEPVPQTNAHESKEWYHANLSRSHAENMLMRVPRDGAFLVRKRAEPNSFAISFRAEGKIKHCRVQQEGQTVVLGTSEFDSLVDLISYYEKHPLYRKMKLRYPINEDTLEKIGTAEPDYGSLYEGRNPGFYVEANQMPTFKCTVKAMYEYKAQRDDELSFTKSAIISNVDKQEGGWWKGDCGGKKQLWFPANYVEEISPSAAEPDRTEITENSPLGDLLRGSMDVSSCQLVVRTEGKGSRPHVFSLVPTMSMRTGPVLDVAASSHEELKEWVAKIRDVAMTSEAKLEEGKMMERRKKIALELSDLVIYCRPVPFDEDKIGTERACFRDMSSFPETKAEKYVNKIKGKKFLQYNRLQLSRIYPRSQRLDSSNYDPLPMWLCGSQLVALNFQTADKPMQMNQALFMLNGRSGYVLQPPIMRDENFDPFDRQTLRGLEEVTLVIEVLGARHLPKHGRGIVCPLIEIEVCGAEYDSAKQKTDSEADNGLNPTWPPKPFRFTVCNSAFAFLRFVVYEIDMFNDQNFLAQATFPIHGLKTGYRSVPLKNSYNEDLELASLLVQMDVIRGREENGETTLSPYLAAGAATVTAAAQAGGRERLGDLSLVSSPSSSSLSTLPQSPAQALAFRGMDASFESRYQSPLDDFRVSQETLLDHMDPQNSRMLQRTRVGGENRV encoded by the exons TTGACATTCGAGAGATCAAGGAGATCCGTCCTGGACAGAAGTCCCGGGACTTTGAGCGTTACTTGGAGGACTCGGCAGCGCGGCTGGACCAGGCTCACTGCTTCGTCATCCTCTATGGCACCGAGTTTCGCCTTAAGACGCTGAGCCTTGCTG ctaCGTCTGATGAGGAGATGACCATGTGGGTGAAGGGCTTAAACTGGCTTGTAGCCGACACACTGAAGTCACCAACACCACTCCAGATAGAGAG GTGGTTACGCAAGCAGTTCTATGCAGTTGATCGCAACAGAGAAGACAG gATATCCTGTAAGGATCTGAAGAGCATGCTGAGCCAGGTCAACTACAGGGTGCCCAACATGAGATTCCTCCGAGAGAGATTTCCG gacacagagctgaggaacGGAGACGTGTCCTTCAGTCAGTTTGCCCACCTCTATCGCAGCCTCATGTTCGACGCGCAGAAAAAT ATGGAGATCCCATTTCTACAAAG TTTCATTAACAGACCAGAACAGAGGATATCCCTCGAGGACCTGAAGAGCTTCCTCCTCGACTCTCAGAAG GAAATGTGGGCGACAGACAACAACAAGGTGCAGGAGTTTATGTTCACCTATCTGAAAGACCCTCTGAGAGAAGTGGAGCAGCCTTTTTTCCACCAAGACGAG TTCCTGACCTATCTGTTCTCCAAAGAGAACACCATCTGGGATTCCTCCCTAGACCAAGTGTGCCCTGAGAATATGAACAACCCCCTGTCCCACTACTGGATCTCCTCTTCGCACAACAC CTACCTGACGGGAGACCAGTTTTCCAGCGAGTCATCCCTGGAGGCTTATGCTCGCTGTCTGAGGATGGGCTGCCGCTGCATTGAAT tggACTGCTGGGATGGTCCTGATGTAATGCCCGTCATCTACCACGGACACACCCTCACAACAAAAATCAAGTTCTGCGATGTCCTGAACACCATCAAAGAGCACGCCTTTGTTACGTCCGA CTACCCCGTCATCCTGTCCATTGAGGATCACTGTAGTATTGTGCAGCAGAGGAATATGGCCACTTACTTTAAGAAGGTGTTTGGAGACATGCTCCTGACCAAGGCAGTGGACATCGCGGCAGATGGCCTGCCCTCACCAAACCAGCTCAAGAGGAAAATTCTGATCAAG CATAAGAAACTTGCAGAAGGTAGCGCCTACGAGGAGGTGTCCACCTCCACGCCCTACTCGGAGAATGACATCAGTAACTCCATCAAAAATGGCCTCCTCTATTTGGAAGACCCCATTAACCAT GAGTGGTATCCTCATTTCTTTGTCCTGACCAGCAGCAAGATCTACTACTCAGAAGAGACGTCCAATAATCAGGGGaacgatgatgaggaggaaCACAGAGAG GTGTCTAATGGTATGGACCAGCATATAACAGAGAAATGGTTCCATGGGAAGTTGGGCGCAGGGCGAGACGGGCGGCAGATCGCGGAGAGGCTGCTGTCCGAGTACTGCCTGGAGACCGGAGCTCCCGATGGCTCCTTCCTtgtcagagagagtgagacctTTGTGGGAGACTACACACTGTCATTCTG GCGTTCTGGACGGGTGCAGCACTGTCGTATCCACTCTCGTCAGGAGGCCGGCAGCCCGAAGTTCTACCTGACTGACAACCTCGTGTTTGACACGCTCTTCGCCCTGATCACCCACTACCAACAGGTGGCGCTGCGGTGCAATGAGTTTGAGATGAAGCTGACGGAGCCAGTGCCTCAGACCAATGCCCATGAAAGCAAAGA GTGGTACCACGCAAACCTCTCCAGGAGTCATGCTGAGAACATGCTGATGAGGGTTCCTCGTGACGGAGCGTTCCTCGTCAGGAAGAGGGCAGAACCCAACTCGTTTGCCATTTCCTTCAG AGCTGAGGGAAAGATAAAGCATTGCCGTGTGCAGCAGGAAGGTCAGACTGTGGTGCTGGGCACCTCAGAGTTCGACAGCTTAGTTGATCTCATCAGCTACTATGAGAAACACCCTCTGTACCGCAAGATGAAGCTGCGTTACCCCATCAACGAGGACACACTGGAGAAGATAGGCACTGCT GAGCCAGACTACGGGTCACTGTACGAGGGCAGGAATCCAGGCTTTTACGTGGAGGCGAACCAAATGCCAACATTTAAG TGCACAGTGAAAGCCATGTACGAGTACAAGGCTCAGAGAGACGACGAGCTCTCGTTCACCAAAAGTGCCATCATCTCTAATGTCGACAAACAGGAAGGAGGATG GTGGAAGGGAGACTGTGGAGGGAAGAAGCAGCTGTGGTTTCCTGCCAATTATGTGGAGGAGATCAGTCCTTCAGCTGCAGAGCCTGACAGAACT GAGATCACAGAGAACAGCCCTCTTGGAGATCTGCTGAGAGGAAGTATGGATGTGTCTTCCTGTCAGCTTG TTGTGCGCACTGAAGGAAAAGGCAGCAGACCGCATGTCTTCTCCCTGGTGCCCACCATGTCCATGAGGACGGGCCCGGTGCTGGACGTCGCCGCCAGCAGCCACGAGGAGCTCAAGGAATGGGTGGCCAAGATCCGCGATGTCGCCATGACGTCCGAGGCCAAG CTGGAAGAGGGGAAGatgatggagaggaggaagaagattgCACTGGAATTATCCGATCTGGTCATCTACTGTAGGCCTGTGCCTTTTGATGAAGACA AAATTGGCACAGAGCGAGCCTGTTTCCGGGACATGTCCTCATTCCCCGAGACCAAGGCGGAGAAGTACGTCAACAAGATTAAGGGAAAGAAGTTCCTGCAGTACAATCGACTCCAGCTGTCCAGGATTTACCCCAGAAGCCAGAGATTGGACTCCTCCAACTATGACCCACTGCCCATGTGGCTGTGCGGGTCACAGCTGGTAGCACTCAACTTCCAGACAGCAG ACAAACCCATGCAGATGAACCAGGCTCTGTTCATGTTGAATGGAAGGAGTGGCTACGTCCTTCAGCCACCCATCATGAGGGACGAGAACTTTGACCCGTTTGACAGACAAACGTTACGAGGCCTTGAAGAAGTCACTCTAGTGATCGAG GTTTTGGGCGCACGGCACTTGCCCAAACACGGACGCGGCATCGTGTGTCCCCTGATCGAGATCGAGGTGTGCGGAGCCGAGTACGACAGCGCCAAACAAAAGACTGACTCAGAAG cTGATAACGGTCTGAACCCGACGTGGCCTCCAAAGCCGTTCCGTTTCACCGTGTGCAACTCCGCCTTTGCCTTCCTGCGCTTTGTGGTGTACGAGATCGACATGTTCAACGACCAAAACTTCTTGGCCCAGGCCACGTTCCCCATTCATGGTCTGAAGACAG GTTACCGCTCAGTGCCTCTGAAGAACAGCTACAATGAGGATCTGGAGTTGGCTTCTCTGTTGGTCCAGATGGACGTCATCAGAGGCAGG GAGGAGAACGGAGAAACCACCCTGAGTCCCTATCTCGCCGCCGGGGCCGCTACGGTGACGGCAGCGGCGCAGGCCGGGGGACGCGAGCGCCTCGGGGATCTGAGCTTGGTGTCCTCGCCGTCCTCCTCCAGCTTGTCCACTCTCCCTCAGTCTCCGGCTCAGGCTCTGGCCTTCAGAGGGATGGACGCCTCCTTCGAGTCTCGCTATCAGTCTCCTCTGGACGACTTCAGGGTCTCCCAGGAGACGCTGCTGGACCACATGGACCCTCAGAACAGTCG GATGTTGCAGAGGACCAGAGTGGGCGGAGAGAACCGCGTCTAA